The following are encoded together in the Acidobacteriota bacterium genome:
- a CDS encoding insulinase family protein: MRLPVRATLMLLIAALVAASSPLCAQDRPPRPLDAPDLKIPPYEIRTLQNGLRVVVVAQHEQPAVSLRLIVKAGAAQDPMNKPGLAGMVGALLDQGTAKRSSEAISDAIDYIGGALGTGAATDLSFVNILILKDSFDFGLDLMSEVVRTPSFPQDELDRVRDQALSAMSVNMQDPDFVADAVIGRLVYGFHPYGLPRNGTPESLPEITRDDLVTFHSTWFAPNNAILAVVGDVDVEAAFAAVTQVFGSWQPHDVPAALDAELPEPTRRVVLVDRPNAVQTEIRAGHVAIARKHPDFMTLNLATKILGGEGANRLQNVLRSEKGLTYGASADMDAFKLAGSIIAETDTQTSTTGEALRLTIGEFQRLVREPVGERELMGAQAYLSGSFPLSIETADDIALQVLNLLFFDLDVKDLETYRDRVNAVTSADIQRVAQQFVKPNRLSIVLVGDASRVLPQLEAVGVDNVEVLPLSELDLTSPSLRRKGPLPSLVPGR, from the coding sequence ATGCGGTTGCCCGTGCGCGCCACCTTGATGCTCCTCATCGCGGCCCTGGTGGCCGCCTCGTCGCCGCTGTGCGCGCAGGACCGCCCGCCGCGGCCGCTCGACGCGCCAGACCTCAAGATTCCGCCCTACGAGATCCGGACGCTGCAGAACGGATTGCGCGTCGTGGTGGTCGCCCAGCACGAGCAGCCGGCGGTGAGCCTGCGGCTGATCGTGAAGGCGGGCGCCGCGCAGGATCCGATGAACAAGCCGGGCCTGGCGGGCATGGTTGGCGCCCTGCTCGATCAGGGGACGGCGAAGCGATCGTCGGAGGCGATCTCGGATGCCATCGACTACATCGGCGGCGCGCTCGGCACGGGCGCGGCTACCGATCTGTCGTTTGTCAACATCCTCATCCTGAAGGACAGCTTCGACTTCGGGCTGGACCTGATGTCCGAGGTCGTGCGTACGCCCTCGTTCCCGCAGGACGAGCTCGATCGCGTTCGCGATCAGGCGCTCTCGGCCATGAGCGTCAACATGCAGGACCCCGACTTCGTGGCAGACGCCGTGATCGGCCGGCTCGTCTACGGCTTCCATCCGTACGGCCTGCCGCGCAACGGCACGCCGGAGTCGCTGCCCGAGATCACGCGCGACGACCTCGTGACGTTTCACTCCACGTGGTTCGCGCCCAACAACGCCATTCTCGCCGTGGTCGGCGACGTGGACGTCGAGGCGGCGTTCGCGGCGGTGACACAGGTGTTCGGGTCCTGGCAACCGCACGACGTCCCTGCGGCGCTCGATGCCGAACTGCCGGAACCGACGCGCCGTGTCGTGCTGGTGGATCGGCCCAACGCCGTCCAGACGGAGATCCGCGCCGGACACGTCGCCATCGCCCGCAAGCACCCCGACTTCATGACGCTGAACCTCGCCACGAAGATCCTCGGCGGCGAGGGTGCCAATCGCCTGCAGAACGTCCTGCGATCGGAGAAGGGCCTCACGTACGGGGCCTCGGCGGACATGGACGCGTTCAAGCTCGCGGGTTCGATCATCGCCGAGACCGATACGCAGACGTCCACCACCGGCGAAGCGCTGCGCCTGACCATCGGCGAGTTCCAGCGGCTCGTGCGCGAGCCTGTTGGCGAGCGGGAGCTGATGGGCGCCCAGGCCTATCTCTCCGGCAGCTTCCCGCTCAGCATCGAGACGGCCGACGACATCGCGCTGCAGGTGCTCAACCTCCTGTTCTTCGACCTCGACGTGAAGGATCTGGAGACGTATCGCGATCGCGTGAACGCCGTCACGAGCGCCGACATCCAGCGCGTGGCGCAACAGTTCGTCAAGCCGAACCGGCTGTCGATCGTGCTGGTCGGCGACGCATCGCGCGTGCTGCCGCAGCTCGAGGCGGTGGGCGTGGACAACGTCGAGGTGCTGCCGCTTTCGGAACTCGACCTGACCAGTCCGTCGCTGCGCCGCAAGGGACCCCTGCCGTCGCTGGTGCCAGGCCGCTGA
- the lpxB gene encoding lipid-A-disaccharide synthase: protein MSRVMISCGEPSGDLYAGALASALRRQAPDVEVFGFGGPRLAAAGAELLGSYEGLAVTGLSEVLRTLPRTWRMYKHLVAEAERRRPDVFVAIDFADFNFRLGQALHARGIPVVYYIGPQLWAWRPGRMKVIERFASRVLVIFPFERELYERAGVPVTFVGHPLIDLIDARISREDLLASHGLSAGARTIALLPGSRHNEVVSTLPTMIEACRRLRDDAPDLQFVVARAPGLADADLAVAQSAGLPLAIHQGDTDAVLAASDLVLTASGTATVQTALHGRPMVIVYRLSPLTYRLGRPFVKVDTFGMVNLIAGTRIVPELIQDDFTAERLHAEARRFLTDPAYADEVRRQLGEVVRALGGPGASDRAAAAVLDVAGAEV, encoded by the coding sequence ATGTCGCGCGTGATGATCTCGTGCGGCGAGCCGTCGGGCGACCTGTACGCCGGCGCGCTTGCCTCGGCGCTGCGCCGCCAGGCGCCCGATGTCGAGGTGTTCGGCTTCGGCGGGCCGCGCCTGGCCGCTGCCGGTGCTGAGTTGCTTGGCTCCTATGAGGGGCTGGCCGTTACGGGTCTGTCCGAAGTGTTGCGCACGCTGCCGCGCACGTGGCGGATGTACAAGCACCTCGTCGCGGAAGCCGAGCGTCGTCGCCCCGACGTGTTCGTCGCGATCGACTTCGCGGATTTCAACTTCAGACTGGGTCAGGCTCTTCACGCACGCGGGATCCCCGTCGTGTACTACATCGGCCCGCAACTCTGGGCGTGGCGCCCCGGGCGCATGAAGGTGATCGAGCGGTTCGCGTCGCGCGTGCTCGTCATCTTCCCGTTCGAGCGCGAGCTCTACGAACGGGCCGGCGTCCCCGTCACGTTCGTCGGGCACCCGCTCATCGACCTGATCGACGCCCGGATCTCACGTGAGGATCTCCTTGCGAGTCATGGCTTGTCGGCTGGCGCGCGCACGATCGCGCTGCTTCCAGGCAGCCGTCACAACGAGGTGGTCAGTACGCTGCCGACGATGATCGAGGCGTGTCGGCGGCTGCGTGACGACGCGCCGGACTTGCAGTTCGTCGTGGCGCGTGCGCCGGGTCTGGCTGACGCCGACTTGGCCGTGGCGCAGTCGGCCGGGTTGCCTCTGGCGATCCATCAGGGCGATACCGACGCCGTCCTGGCCGCGAGCGATCTCGTGCTCACGGCGTCGGGGACGGCCACGGTCCAGACGGCTCTCCACGGCAGGCCGATGGTGATCGTGTACCGGCTGTCGCCGCTGACCTACAGACTCGGCCGGCCGTTCGTGAAGGTCGACACGTTCGGCATGGTCAACCTGATCGCGGGGACGCGCATCGTGCCGGAGTTGATCCAGGACGATTTCACCGCCGAGCGTCTCCACGCCGAAGCGCGCCGATTCCTGACCGACCCCGCGTATGCCGATGAGGTACGCAGGCAGTTGGGGGAGGTCGTGCGGGCTCTTGGCGGTCCTGGTGCGTCGGATCGGGCAGCGGCGGCGGTACTGGATGTTGCGGGAGCTGAGGTGTAG
- a CDS encoding matrixin family metalloprotease has protein sequence MTRPSARSLVGRTFPASQPAFAPAALRRGKHARHFALVAVLALLATMPTSAYLKFGYAIDGRSVVLKWPDGQPVRYAVGSRGVAGVSATDFREAIARAFQTWESVPTASIRFQQDGVTDRVPSDNDGVTLLAFDSRPELDRTLGATSYTIDLLSGTLLEADVLFNAAFPWSVAGSGQPGRYDLESIATHEIGHLLGLGHSALGETEVLGSGRRVLSAGAVMFPIAFSPGNVSGRVLEADDIAGVSDIYPDGTFRRETGSISGRVTKDGIGVFGAHVAAMHLRSGKLVGGVTLDDAGNFILAGLEPGPVVLRVEPLDDGDVRSFIDSPRVDVNFRVAFSPRAVFVPRAGNIPDVVITVVAK, from the coding sequence ATGACGCGACCTTCGGCTCGGAGCCTTGTCGGCAGGACATTCCCGGCATCGCAGCCCGCCTTCGCGCCCGCGGCGCTACGGCGCGGCAAGCATGCCCGACATTTCGCGCTCGTGGCCGTGCTCGCGCTGCTGGCGACGATGCCGACGTCGGCGTATCTGAAGTTCGGCTACGCCATCGACGGGCGGTCCGTCGTGCTCAAGTGGCCCGATGGGCAGCCCGTTCGCTACGCGGTGGGATCGCGCGGTGTCGCCGGTGTCTCGGCGACTGACTTCCGCGAGGCCATCGCCCGCGCGTTCCAGACGTGGGAATCGGTGCCGACCGCATCGATCCGCTTCCAGCAGGACGGTGTGACCGATCGTGTGCCGTCCGACAACGACGGCGTCACGCTGCTGGCATTCGACAGTCGTCCCGAACTCGATCGCACGCTCGGTGCCACGAGCTACACGATCGATCTCCTCAGCGGGACGCTGCTCGAAGCCGACGTCTTGTTCAACGCGGCGTTCCCGTGGTCGGTGGCAGGCAGTGGGCAACCCGGTCGCTACGATCTGGAGTCGATCGCGACGCACGAGATCGGACACCTGCTCGGTCTCGGGCATTCGGCGCTTGGCGAAACCGAGGTTCTCGGGTCCGGCCGTCGCGTGCTGTCGGCAGGGGCCGTGATGTTCCCGATCGCGTTCTCACCGGGCAACGTCAGCGGGCGTGTGCTCGAGGCCGACGACATCGCCGGCGTCTCCGACATCTATCCCGACGGCACGTTCCGTCGTGAGACCGGCAGCATCTCCGGCCGCGTGACCAAGGATGGTATCGGCGTCTTCGGTGCGCACGTCGCGGCGATGCACCTGCGCTCGGGGAAGCTCGTGGGCGGCGTGACGCTGGACGATGCAGGCAACTTCATCCTTGCTGGCCTCGAGCCCGGCCCAGTCGTGCTGCGGGTGGAGCCGCTTGACGATGGCGACGTGAGGAGCTTCATCGACTCGCCGCGCGTGGACGTGAACTTTCGGGTGGCGTTCTCCCCGCGTGCGGTGTTCGTGCCCCGCGCGGGCAACATTCCCGACGTCGTGATCACGGTCGTGGCCAAGTGA
- a CDS encoding xylose isomerase: MPDPYSPAPSHKFSFGLWTVGNRGRDPFGEPVREALPPDEAVAMLAEVGAWGVNLHDNDLVPIDTTPTERDAIVRAFKAAMQAHGIVCPMATVSLFTDPIFKDGAFTANDPQVRAYAIQKTMAAMDIGAELGATTFVLWGGREGTETDACRRPDEAVKRLREAVDYLCAYSLSQRYGYRFALEAKPNEPRGDIYMATTGNYLGFIPTLAHPEMVGVNPEVAHETMAGLNVTHAVAQAWEAGKLFHIDLNDQNPGRYDQDYRFGAANPRAAFFLVKFLEDVGYDGPRHFDAHAYRTEDREGVKAFARGCMRTYLILKEKAAQWNADAEIQAILRDAHGDGSSVGAFTADGARALAGRTFDRHAIAARGLAYERLDQLTTDILLGVR, encoded by the coding sequence GTGCCAGACCCGTACAGCCCTGCCCCGTCGCACAAGTTCTCGTTCGGTCTCTGGACCGTCGGCAATCGCGGCCGCGATCCTTTCGGGGAACCCGTGCGGGAGGCGCTGCCTCCGGACGAGGCTGTCGCGATGCTCGCTGAGGTCGGTGCGTGGGGCGTCAACCTCCACGACAACGACCTCGTGCCCATCGACACCACGCCCACCGAGCGCGACGCCATCGTGCGCGCGTTCAAGGCCGCGATGCAGGCGCACGGCATCGTGTGCCCGATGGCCACCGTGAGCCTGTTCACCGATCCGATCTTCAAGGACGGCGCCTTCACCGCCAACGATCCGCAGGTGCGCGCCTACGCCATCCAGAAGACGATGGCGGCGATGGACATCGGCGCGGAACTCGGCGCGACAACGTTCGTCCTGTGGGGCGGACGCGAAGGCACCGAGACCGACGCGTGCCGGCGCCCCGACGAGGCCGTCAAGCGGCTCAGGGAAGCCGTCGATTACCTGTGCGCGTACAGCCTGTCGCAGCGTTACGGCTATCGGTTCGCGCTCGAAGCCAAGCCGAACGAACCGCGCGGCGACATCTACATGGCCACGACGGGCAACTATCTCGGCTTCATCCCTACGCTCGCGCATCCGGAGATGGTGGGTGTCAATCCCGAGGTCGCCCACGAGACGATGGCCGGGCTGAACGTGACGCACGCCGTGGCGCAGGCGTGGGAAGCCGGCAAGCTGTTCCACATCGACCTGAACGACCAGAATCCGGGCCGCTACGATCAGGACTACCGCTTCGGCGCCGCCAATCCGCGCGCGGCGTTTTTCCTCGTGAAGTTCCTGGAGGACGTCGGCTACGACGGGCCGCGCCACTTCGACGCGCACGCCTATCGCACCGAGGATCGCGAAGGCGTGAAGGCGTTCGCGCGCGGGTGCATGCGCACGTACCTGATCCTGAAGGAGAAGGCCGCGCAGTGGAATGCCGACGCGGAGATCCAGGCGATCCTGCGCGACGCGCACGGCGACGGCAGCAGCGTCGGGGCGTTCACGGCCGACGGCGCGCGCGCACTCGCCGGCCGCACGTTCGACAGGCACGCGATCGCCGCGCGAGGCCTCGCCTACGAGCGCCTCGACCAGCTCACGACGGACATCCTGCTGGGAGTTCGCTGA
- a CDS encoding glutathione peroxidase: MTNTLTPLRETDGSLYALTADALDGSPVPLSTFDGRVTLVVNTASACGFTPQYAGLQRLHDTLADRGFAVLGFPSNDFGAQEPGTADEIATFCSGTYDVRFPLFAKVVTRDGPAQSSVYRFLGSCGRLPSWNFGKYVVGRDGRVKAYFSSRVAPDDETVRNAIDAALDEPPPQRQP, from the coding sequence ATGACCAATACGCTCACGCCGCTACGCGAGACCGACGGATCGCTCTACGCCCTCACGGCGGACGCGCTCGACGGGTCGCCCGTTCCACTCTCCACGTTCGACGGTCGCGTCACGCTCGTGGTCAACACCGCCAGCGCATGCGGATTCACGCCGCAGTATGCGGGCTTGCAGCGCCTGCACGACACACTGGCCGATCGCGGCTTCGCCGTGCTCGGGTTCCCGAGCAACGACTTCGGCGCACAGGAACCCGGCACCGCCGACGAGATCGCCACGTTCTGCTCGGGGACGTACGACGTGCGCTTCCCGCTGTTTGCCAAGGTCGTGACGCGCGACGGGCCGGCGCAGTCATCCGTCTATCGCTTCCTTGGCTCCTGCGGCCGTTTGCCGAGCTGGAACTTCGGCAAGTACGTGGTCGGCCGCGACGGCAGGGTCAAGGCGTACTTCTCCAGTCGCGTCGCACCCGATGACGAGACGGTGCGCAACGCGATCGACGCCGCACTCGACGAGCCGCCGCCGCAACGGCAGCCCTGA
- the xylB gene encoding xylulokinase, which yields MTYLLGIDVGTGGTRALILDESGTVIASATADHAPFAAPQTGWAEQDPDDWWRACRQAVPRALEAAGLDPSAIAAIGLTGQMHGATLLDGAGAVVRPALIWCDQRTHEECALLTERIGAARLIEWTSNPALTGFTLPKLLWVRRTEPDAWARVRHVLLPKDYIRYRLTGRFATDVADASGTLLFDVARRRWSREMFGATGIEATMMPEAFEGPQITGSLTTDGATAVGLRPGIPVVAGGGDQAAGAVGMGIVTPGAVCATIGTSGVVFAATDRPALDPRGRVHTFCHAVPGRWHVMGVTQAAGLSLRWFRDRFGSGPSDDRDPYERLADEALAVPPGADGVLWAPYLMGERTPHLDAHARAALVGLAASHTRAHVIRAILEGVAFSLQDSFTILREMQVPVEAIRLGGGGARAALWRQIQADVYGHDVQTVAAEEGAAYGAGILAGVGVGVWPDVDTACDRVVRVTGEVAPGEGRAVLARQYRAYQALYPALRQVRDALA from the coding sequence ATGACCTATCTCCTCGGCATCGACGTGGGTACGGGCGGGACGCGCGCGCTGATTCTCGACGAGTCCGGAACGGTGATCGCGTCGGCGACGGCCGATCACGCGCCGTTCGCGGCGCCGCAGACGGGGTGGGCCGAGCAGGATCCCGACGACTGGTGGCGCGCATGCCGGCAGGCGGTGCCGCGCGCGCTCGAAGCCGCGGGCCTCGACCCGTCGGCCATCGCGGCCATCGGCCTCACGGGACAGATGCACGGCGCGACGCTGCTCGACGGGGCGGGCGCGGTGGTGCGTCCGGCGTTGATCTGGTGCGACCAGCGCACGCACGAGGAGTGCGCGCTGCTGACCGAGCGCATCGGCGCGGCTCGCCTCATCGAATGGACGAGTAACCCGGCGCTGACGGGTTTCACGCTGCCCAAGCTGCTGTGGGTGCGCCGTACCGAGCCCGACGCGTGGGCGCGCGTGCGCCACGTGCTGCTGCCGAAGGACTACATCCGCTATCGCCTCACGGGACGCTTCGCCACAGACGTGGCCGACGCATCCGGCACGCTGCTGTTCGACGTGGCGCGGCGCCGCTGGTCGCGAGAGATGTTCGGCGCCACGGGCATCGAAGCGACGATGATGCCGGAGGCGTTCGAGGGCCCCCAGATCACGGGATCGCTCACGACAGACGGCGCAACAGCCGTCGGCCTCCGTCCCGGCATCCCCGTCGTGGCCGGCGGCGGCGATCAGGCGGCAGGTGCGGTTGGCATGGGCATCGTGACACCCGGGGCCGTGTGCGCGACGATCGGCACCTCCGGCGTCGTCTTCGCGGCAACGGACAGACCGGCGCTCGATCCGCGGGGCCGCGTCCACACGTTCTGCCACGCCGTGCCTGGACGCTGGCATGTGATGGGCGTCACGCAGGCCGCCGGGCTGTCGCTGCGCTGGTTCCGCGACAGATTCGGATCGGGGCCGAGTGACGACCGCGACCCCTACGAGCGTCTCGCAGACGAGGCGCTCGCCGTGCCGCCCGGCGCCGACGGCGTGCTGTGGGCACCGTACCTGATGGGTGAGCGCACGCCGCACCTCGACGCGCATGCCCGCGCCGCGCTGGTCGGCCTTGCCGCGTCGCACACCCGAGCGCACGTGATTCGCGCCATCCTCGAGGGCGTCGCGTTCAGCCTGCAGGACAGCTTCACGATCCTTCGGGAGATGCAGGTGCCGGTCGAGGCCATCCGACTCGGTGGCGGCGGCGCCCGCGCCGCGCTGTGGCGGCAGATCCAGGCCGACGTGTACGGACACGACGTGCAGACTGTTGCGGCCGAGGAAGGCGCGGCCTACGGTGCGGGCATCCTCGCCGGCGTCGGCGTGGGCGTGTGGCCCGACGTCGACACGGCGTGCGATCGCGTGGTCCGCGTCACGGGCGAGGTTGCGCCGGGTGAAGGACGGGCCGTGCTCGCGCGTCAGTACCGGGCCTATCAGGCTCTCTACCCCGCGCTGCGTCAGGTGCGGGACGCGCTCGCATGA
- a CDS encoding alpha/beta hydrolase, protein MTSSAAAQRPPTGTETRLWSGDAPLATGTGAEDTPALTVYQPAPGTATGAAFVVLPGGGYRGRAAHEGEPIARWLNSIGVTAFVARYRVSPYRHPAPLSDALRAIRYVRAHATDWGLDGRVGILGFSAGGHLASTAATQFTDGDASATDPVQRVSSRPDLAILIYPVITFTEDAYVHKGSRTNLLGETATPEQMAAMSSERRVTSRTPPVFLVHTTGDTGVPPENSLLFVEAMRKAGVELELHLYEGGRHGFGLGEVKDGPIGTWPILGGLWLHKHGFARETTVSVK, encoded by the coding sequence ATGACGTCATCGGCTGCGGCGCAACGTCCACCGACGGGGACCGAGACCCGGCTGTGGTCGGGTGATGCGCCGTTGGCGACCGGGACCGGGGCCGAGGACACGCCGGCGCTCACCGTGTATCAGCCCGCGCCGGGGACGGCGACGGGGGCGGCGTTCGTGGTGCTGCCGGGAGGCGGGTATCGCGGACGCGCGGCGCACGAAGGCGAGCCGATCGCGCGCTGGCTCAATTCGATCGGCGTGACGGCGTTCGTCGCGCGCTATCGCGTGTCGCCCTACCGCCATCCCGCGCCGCTCTCAGACGCGCTGCGGGCGATCAGGTACGTGCGGGCACACGCGACGGACTGGGGCCTCGACGGTCGCGTCGGCATCCTCGGGTTCTCCGCGGGCGGCCACCTCGCGAGCACTGCCGCCACGCAGTTCACCGACGGTGATGCGAGCGCCACCGATCCCGTCCAACGCGTGAGCAGCCGTCCCGATCTCGCCATCCTGATCTACCCCGTGATCACCTTTACGGAGGACGCGTACGTCCACAAGGGATCGCGCACGAACCTGCTCGGGGAAACCGCCACGCCGGAGCAGATGGCCGCGATGTCGTCCGAGCGCCGCGTCACTTCGCGCACGCCTCCCGTGTTCCTCGTCCACACGACAGGCGATACCGGCGTGCCGCCCGAGAACAGCCTCCTGTTCGTCGAGGCAATGCGGAAGGCCGGCGTCGAACTCGAACTGCACCTCTACGAAGGCGGCCGTCATGGCTTCGGTCTCGGAGAGGTCAAGGATGGCCCCATCGGCACGTGGCCGATTCTTGGCGGGCTGTGGCTGCACAAGCACGGCTTCGCGCGCGAAACCACTGTGTCTGTGAAGTAG
- a CDS encoding FAD-dependent oxidoreductase: MRARLFLALLLTTLPAMAAAQTAPRAFDVVVYGGIAGGVVTAIAAAREGARVALLEPRDHIGGMASGIGQAAGVAAKMVIDAGVAVQAIDTAALSAKLKRQGAVFDRPPVD; encoded by the coding sequence ATGCGCGCACGCCTCTTTCTCGCACTGCTCCTGACGACGCTGCCGGCGATGGCTGCCGCACAGACCGCGCCGCGGGCCTTCGACGTGGTGGTATACGGCGGCATCGCCGGTGGCGTGGTCACGGCCATCGCCGCCGCGCGCGAGGGCGCCCGCGTGGCGCTGCTCGAACCGCGCGATCACATCGGCGGGATGGCGTCAGGCATCGGCCAGGCGGCCGGCGTGGCAGCGAAGATGGTCATCGACGCCGGCGTCGCCGTCCAGGCCATCGACACGGCCGCCCTGTCGGCAAAGCTGAAGCGACAAGGCGCCGTGTTCGACCGTCCGCCCGTCGACTGA
- a CDS encoding Gfo/Idh/MocA family oxidoreductase — MTMRVGFTGGGNITDTHIRAVTGVEGLQPVGVCGPNAAKVGALAARNGLVAAASLAELLDATSLDLVCIGSPSGVHADEIALAASRGCHVLAEKPLDVTLERVDTAIEAVERAGVSLGIFFQDRCTPALRAARDGIAAGRLGPILLVDARVRWYRAPEYYTTAAWRGTPSLDGGGALMNQGIHTVDLLLFLLGDVTEVHARAAALLHDIAVEDTLVASLSFASGALGSLQATTAAYPGYPRRVEVTGTEGTLIIEHDRILSWDLKSGAEAGPSLTSATKSASTAVVSDATPHRRVVEDFLAALAAHQRPACDGREGRRSVALAEALYESARTGLATKVATA; from the coding sequence GTGACCATGCGAGTGGGGTTCACCGGGGGCGGCAACATCACCGACACGCACATCAGGGCCGTCACGGGCGTCGAGGGCCTGCAGCCTGTCGGCGTGTGCGGGCCCAACGCGGCCAAGGTGGGTGCGCTGGCGGCGCGCAACGGCCTGGTCGCGGCCGCGTCGCTGGCCGAGCTGCTCGACGCGACGTCGCTCGATCTGGTCTGCATCGGGTCGCCGTCTGGCGTGCACGCCGACGAGATCGCACTGGCGGCCTCGCGCGGCTGTCACGTCCTCGCGGAAAAGCCGCTCGATGTCACGCTCGAGCGCGTGGACACAGCCATCGAGGCCGTCGAGCGCGCCGGCGTGTCGCTCGGCATCTTCTTCCAGGATCGCTGTACGCCCGCGCTGCGCGCCGCGCGCGACGGCATCGCGGCGGGCAGGCTCGGACCGATCCTGCTCGTCGACGCGCGGGTGCGCTGGTATCGCGCGCCCGAGTACTACACGACCGCCGCGTGGCGCGGCACGCCATCGCTCGACGGCGGCGGCGCGCTCATGAACCAGGGGATTCACACGGTCGATCTCCTGCTGTTCCTGCTCGGCGACGTCACCGAGGTCCACGCGCGCGCCGCGGCGCTCCTGCACGACATCGCCGTCGAAGACACGCTCGTGGCGTCGCTGTCATTCGCCTCAGGGGCGCTCGGTTCCCTCCAGGCGACCACCGCCGCCTATCCGGGGTATCCGCGGCGTGTGGAAGTGACGGGCACCGAAGGCACGCTGATCATCGAGCACGATCGCATCCTCAGCTGGGACCTGAAGAGCGGCGCCGAAGCGGGGCCGTCGCTCACGAGTGCAACGAAGAGCGCCTCGACTGCCGTAGTCTCTGATGCGACACCGCATCGGCGCGTGGTCGAGGATTTCCTGGCGGCGCTGGCCGCGCACCAGCGGCCGGCCTGCGACGGGCGCGAAGGGCGGCGCAGCGTGGCCCTGGCCGAGGCGCTCTACGAATCGGCCCGCACGGGGCTTGCCACGAAGGTGGCGACAGCCTGA
- a CDS encoding gluconate 2-dehydrogenase subunit 3 family protein, whose product MSDTSHVEPAGINRRTALKAFGASVGSIALLPLISEEGAMAYEALQRANAAPALKALTKAQYATVDAIAEAIIPTDAHSPGARAARVADYIDLLLSEANPQVRERWVAGVAALDEASVAKFKVPFVKLSATQATALLTEISANEAKPTTPVEQFFRTAKDATVRGYYTSEIGIHKDLQYKGNQFLPEFVGCLTEDGKDCPHCGQKAPVKAAD is encoded by the coding sequence ATGAGCGACACGTCACACGTCGAACCTGCCGGCATCAATCGGCGCACCGCCCTCAAGGCCTTTGGCGCGAGCGTCGGATCCATCGCGCTGCTGCCGTTGATCTCCGAAGAAGGGGCCATGGCGTACGAGGCGCTGCAGCGCGCCAACGCCGCACCCGCGCTGAAGGCGTTGACCAAGGCGCAATACGCCACCGTCGACGCGATCGCCGAAGCGATCATCCCGACCGACGCGCACTCGCCCGGGGCCCGTGCCGCCCGCGTGGCCGACTACATCGACCTGCTGCTCTCGGAGGCCAATCCGCAGGTGCGCGAGCGGTGGGTGGCTGGCGTCGCCGCGCTCGACGAGGCGTCCGTCGCGAAGTTCAAGGTGCCCTTCGTCAAGCTCAGCGCCACGCAGGCGACGGCGCTGCTCACCGAGATCAGCGCGAACGAGGCCAAGCCGACCACGCCCGTCGAGCAGTTCTTCCGTACGGCCAAGGACGCCACGGTTCGCGGCTACTACACGTCGGAGATCGGCATCCACAAGGATCTGCAGTACAAGGGCAACCAGTTCCTGCCCGAGTTCGTGGGCTGCCTCACCGAAGACGGCAAGGACTGCCCGCACTGCGGACAGAAGGCCCCGGTCAAGGCTGCGGACTGA